Proteins encoded in a region of the Elaeis guineensis isolate ETL-2024a chromosome 7, EG11, whole genome shotgun sequence genome:
- the LOC105048986 gene encoding uncharacterized protein, whose protein sequence is MGEEEKKPEEGKKEAAAAKGEKKAAPEEAKMEEEKQKKEEGKEKKDGEGVKKEGEEAPPPPPPVEVVMKVHMHCEGCARKVRRSLSGFEGVEAVTVDYRIHRVVVKGQKAAEDPMKVVERVQRKSHRRVELISPIPPPKPEKEEEKEEKPKVEEKKEEPQVIVVQLKVHMHCEACAKETKKRILRMKGVQAVEPDLKSSTVTVTGVFDPARLAAYIHKRTRKHAVVLKQEPAERKPEAAPVKADSAAEAKDEKKADAGEKRDQEEDGDGEKKEDKKKAAEGDGEEVKKEAGGGDGEEKDTGKKKDSGAVTEAAVVAVVATAAVDGGAGKMRRNEFYYYYPRYPVEYAYPPQIFSDENPNACIVM, encoded by the exons ATGGGGGAG GAGGAGAAGAAGCCGGAGGAGGGAAAGAAGGAGGCGGCGGCGGCGAAGGGGGAGAAGAAAGCGGCGCCAGAGGAGgcgaagatggaggaggaaaagCAGAAGAAGGAGGAAGGGAAGGAAAAGAAGGACGGCGAAGGGGTGaagaaggaaggggaggaggcgccGCCGCCTCCGCCGCCGGTGGAAGTGGTGATGAAGGTCCACATGCACTGCGAGGGCTGCGCGAGGAAGGTGCGAAGGTCCCTCAGTGGCTTCGAAG GGGTGGAGGCGGTGACGGTGGATTACCGGATTCACAGGGTAGTGGTGAAGGGACAGAAGGCTGCGGAGGACCCGATGAAGGTGGTGGAGAGAGTCCAGAGGAAGAGCCATAGGAGGGTGGAGCTCATCAGTCCCATTCCACCACCGAAgccagagaaggaagaagagaaggaggagaaaccaaaggttgaggagaagaaagaagag CCCCAGGTGATCGTGGTACAGCTTAAGGTCCACATGCATTGCGAGGCCTGCGCCAAAGAGACCAAAAAAAGGATTCTAAGGATGAAAG GGGTGCAGGCAGTGGAGCCGGACCTGAAGAGCTCGACAGTGACGGTGACGGGCGTGTTCGACCCGGCGCGATTGGCGGCGTACATCCACAAGCGGACGAGGAAGCACGCCGTAGTGTTAAAGCAGGAGCCGGCGGAGAGGAAGCCCGAGGCGGCGCCGGTGAAGGCCGACAGCGCGGCGGAGGCCAAGGACGAGAAGAAGGCGGACGCCGGCGAGAAAAGGGATCAGGAGGAGGACGGCGATGGCGAGAAGAAAGAGGACAAGAAGAAGGCCGCTGAAGGAGACGGCGAAGAGGTCAAGAAGGAGGCTGGAGGCGGAGACGGCGAGGAGAAGGATACCGGAAAAAAGAAGGACAGCGGCGCGGTGACGGAGGCTGCCGTTGTCGCCGTCGTCGCCACCGCCGCCGTGGACGGCGGCGCGGGTAAAATGAGGAGGAACGAATTCTACTATTACTATCCGAGATACCCTGTGGAGTATGCGTATCCACCGCAGATCTTCAGTGATGAGAATCCCAATGCATGCATTGTCATGTGA